TCGCATGTTTCACTGAGACTGAAGAAGCGACGAAAACTTCAATGCCTCCGAAAAAGAAGGGAAAGAATGGCGAtgataaatcaaaacaaaaggaAAACATGGCGTCTGAGAAGAAAAAACCTGGAGAATTAACAGAAGGTGACAAAAGGTTTTATCAAGCTCAAATACGAGACTTGGAAGAGCGACTGGGAAGGTAAAGACAGTGCCTAGCATTTCAAGTTTACTTTTTCACCAGAACGCTTTTCACAATAAATGCATAAAGTTTTCATTTTCAGACTTAAGAACTAACGTATACATTCAGCTTTATAACTaatatattcagacttataaTAAGGCCTATATATGTGggatttttaaatataaacatgattATAGATACAGGATATAAGTTATGcagcgcacgcacgcacacacaaccTATCAATATAATACAGTACAGAAAACAGTTTGCACTTTTACATGTTAAACAGTTGAACACAAacgttttttacagttattacaAATGAGGATTTCCCCAAAAAGAGGTTTTGTCAGGTTTTCCTCACTTTTGGGTACAAACTTATCCTTAAAGGTTAAAAATCTTTCTTTTTAAGAGTTTTGGGTGAAACAAGCATACACACAACAGCAGATACTCACCTAACGATGATGCTGATTTAAATACGTCTCTAGTTTTGGAGATGTAAGATTATAATCCCATTCTCAGAAAGAATAGTTAAAAGTAACCTGTTAAACTATTACCATGTGCGGTCTTGTCCTTGAGAAAACTAAAATGAAACCAACTTTGAATCGTAATTTCCTGTCAATAATTAACCAGGTAACATACTTATGAAGTTATGCCATGACCTCAACAGGAAGCGCTTGCCTTTTAAATACCTGAACAGTCACCACGTCTTTCATTGCAGATACCAGCTTAAATGTGACAAACTGGAGCTTCAAGAAAAGGACTTGTGCTTTAAGATCGATAATTCGGAGAAAGAGAAGAAAGACATCGTTCTCTATCTCCAACACACACTGCGTAAAAAAGAGGATGAAGTCGATGATCTGGCAGAGGCGTTGTCGAAACATCAGCAGGTCCAAGAAACTGAACGCAACTCATTTGAGCTTCAGCTGAACCGGCTTAGACTTGAACTTCAGGAAAATAAGGACAAGTTCACATTGGAGAACATGGCCCTTGGTAGGAGCGTCTGCAAATTTAGCACTATGCAAACATCTTTATTCTTCACCAAAGAGTAGGAAACTAATATAAATGTACAATTCTTTGGCATTAATCTCTTATTTTGTGTCTAGCTAGTAAACTGGCGTCTTTGGAAGAATTTTCTGCACAGAAGGAGAAGCTCATGGCTGAACGCAAGGCTTTGGAAGAGCAACTTCAAAAGCAAAAAGAGGAACACCAGGAAGAAATTTATCGTCTGGAGAAACAAGCTGTGCTAGATAAGGACAGGTGAGCATCAAGATACTCGAGAACATAATCTTGATCACATTCACAAATACAGTGCACTttttgaattttcatttttgggtgaactatccctgcTTTAACTTCAGGGTAAAGCAAGAAATGAAACAACGTTTAgatgaagaaaaagaaaaatttcAGCGAGATGCGTATCAGAAGATGCCGGAGACAATGATGAGAGCCATGCAGGAGAATCAGTTTCTGGCAGCTCGTCTCAAACAACTCAAACACCAGAATGAAGAACTGTTGAAGGAAAATGATGCTGTGGAAGCCAAAGGAAAGCAACttaaaatagaaaacaaaacCTCGGAATCTCTTCTGCATGAGATAACTGTGAAGAATGTCAAAAATCAAAAGGTTTATATCTGTTTTATTTACGTACTTTAAATAAGCAATTAGTTTTTGTTTGCCTGAAAAAAACCGAAAATAAC
The sequence above is drawn from the Misgurnus anguillicaudatus chromosome 22, ASM2758022v2, whole genome shotgun sequence genome and encodes:
- the cfap157 gene encoding cilia- and flagella-associated protein 157; its protein translation is MPPKKKGKNGDDKSKQKENMASEKKKPGELTEGDKRFYQAQIRDLEERLGRYQLKCDKLELQEKDLCFKIDNSEKEKKDIVLYLQHTLRKKEDEVDDLAEALSKHQQVQETERNSFELQLNRLRLELQENKDKFTLENMALASKLASLEEFSAQKEKLMAERKALEEQLQKQKEEHQEEIYRLEKQAVLDKDRVKQEMKQRLDEEKEKFQRDAYQKMPETMMRAMQENQFLAARLKQLKHQNEELLKENDAVEAKGKQLKIENKTSESLLHEITVKNVKNQKVIQQLTEKCKQMQTELEKYVKLQMKHQKLLENHLTVCTELDVLRQNQAAVTEMLQQTKAEVESQRKDLEEERRLGGQLKTVLREAAIALKEALREVPEKDDSEVSAIVRRHQMMQSLLAVLETAVAVGEGPALVEFIPAMGSTKSPNVERSSELLMQKSTNRLSHYKPGDLGLVPRKTQATSSKMGHNK